Within the Vigna angularis cultivar LongXiaoDou No.4 chromosome 10, ASM1680809v1, whole genome shotgun sequence genome, the region AAATAATCTATTGAGTATGATGTGTGGCTGCTAACAAAAGGATTTAAGCATCacaattcaaaacaataaatacaatattGTTCACTAAAAAAAGCTAATTATAAAGGTACGTATGATTGCATACAGATGTTTATCCccacaacaataataaaaattaaattaaataaaaataagatacgatttaaactttttttttcaacctCGTCTAAGAAGAACGATGGTGTAGGGAGGATGACGTAACCATGATAATGACAACATGAATAATATCAATGGTGACATGATACAGAGAAGGagagtatttttgtcttttatgtTAATATAAGGATGCCATGTGGGTTTCGGTAgaagcataaaaataatatatatatatatatatatatatatatatatatatatatataaaatgtaggTCAGTTTTGAAACCAGTTTAACTCTAAAACAGAGTAAAAGAAAAGTTCACATTGGTgctaaatagtaaaaaatgggaggtaaaaagaaaacatatgaGATCCACTTTTAAtacctttattattattttcaataaaagttaATAGGCAAGTTTCTCTAAAACGCATCCAACAAATCCCAGAAGGTTTTCTCTCTTCATTATGTCAAGATGCAATTCAAAGAAGGGATAccttcattttaaataaaactaattttaatttattataaaaaccaAAACGTGAAATCTCGATTATAATTTTACATCAAAGTATGTGTCACAACAATGAAATTAAACTCTAGCATTTTACCAAACATTCACATTCACACATTCATGAACACACCCTTGTAAACAGATAATAGCAATTTTCTTGGTATGCCAACTCTTGTAGAATAGCTAAAAGCAAGGTAATTATGCTTTTAAATGAAGGTGAGATTCAAATGGCCAAAGATAGGTCgacattaactttgtttgaaaCATTAGAAGAAGTAGAACATCCCATgtagttgttgttgttgttgttaaaCTTAGGGCACAATGAAAAGGCCTCACTGATATCGCTGACTGAAGAAGCATTACTTCTCTGAGAAGAAGGATGTGGTCTTGGCAATGAGATGGACAGTGACAACTCACAACCTCCCATGTCGTCTTCATCCTCTGCTTCTACCCTACAACTCTTCTCAACTTCATTCAAACCCTGTTCATCATTTAAGTAGGCAACCTGTTCAACATAGTGAAAAAGGAACACATCAGAAAGTGACAAGGCCATTGCAGAAAGTTATTCACGTGGACTTTCTCACAAAAAGGGTCtatgatttttttcttatatgcaCAAAGGGGGCAATATTAAGGGAACAAAGCTAATAGATTTTGCTAAGGCCACTGACAAGGTTGGATATATCATAGCATTAACAGTTGAACATGATTATCTGtagaaaataaaagagttaACTTTGATTATTTGAATTGATGTTTTTGTCAAGGAGGCTGTCATTTTCGTGTTTTGTTCGTAAAGGGGGGTCCTATTGCTGAGAAATTTTCACATGACAGTGAAATAAAGACATAACCAATGAGACACTCCACTTGAAGCTCAATAATTTATGttgaaggaggagaaatgaagTACAAAAACATAGATAGATTGTCTCTATAAGAAGAGTACCTGGAGAAAATCTGATGCTTGGCTTGGTAGCATGGGAAGAAAAGTTGTGGAAAGGGGTTTAGTCTGCAATATTGAACCAGCACAAATCTTCTTTATTCCCTTCTGCTCAGCCATGCTCTGCAGGTAATCATAAAAAGTAGTGTATGGATTTCTTTGGCTGCATTGTGGGAATCCTGAGAGAAAACTTGTCTTCTCGATTCTAGCTCTGTGGAGAATCCAAACGTTAATTAATTCagattttttctttcttttcttgcttAAAAGTAAAAGTTGCCTCAGAAAAGTCAGAGATCAAGCAAAGACCAatcacttttgttttcttaCTTTACATATGTTGTACCACTTTTTAGTCCTTTGaaaagtttcaaattatttCAACAAGCAAAGAAGCCAGAGTTTTTTTATATGTAGGGtaaaaaaagttacatattCTTGACTGATCGTGCTTCTTTTCTTAGTGTACTTTCTaaataataagtataaaataatgagatttgTTGTATACACGTTGATTTGTGATTGAAAACTTGTTGTATTGTTTATTTGAAACATGAAGTTAAGCTGACCTTTTAAGGGAGAAATTACTGCAGCTGGGTTGGGAATCAGATTCTTTTCCAATGGATTTGAAACAAGAGTAGAAACCAACATCACCCACTTCATCATCGTGTTGTTTTCTATGTTGGGTGGAAGTCTTGTCTGTCACAGATAACCATCAGACAAGGAATTCAAAGTAGAACAACATTTAGCGAAAACATTCAAcacttttaaacaaattaacGTTTAGTTATAGTGAAACTGCATGTagcctttttcttcttttaagatTTTTCTGGGATTTAAATTCTGTGCATGAAAAGCAAAAACAAACATGTTTGTAAAAGATGTACCGCTACACTTTGATTGGTGTAGAGGATTGAAAtatattggtaaaaaaatttaaaaaagtaaattttttgtaaaatattttaaaaattttgtagaATTATGAGTTTTTGTtcgtataaaatattataatatctttttacCACATGACATGAACTGACAAACATAGAAAAGatataacattattttcaaCACAAAAGTTTAAGATAAACTCGAGAGATTTATCACTAAgataacatataaattattcatataaaagatataacattattttcaaCACAAGTTTAAGATTTAATGTTTGTGATACTTTATTTCTAttcaatacaatttttttaacttatatatttgaatacttaatataataaagataaaagaaataaagagtattatattattaaaaattaaaaaaaatacttttattatgtttatattccAGTAAATAACTAATGTTCagtttttttatctgtttttctttaattttttttttccattaaagATTTTCAGAGAAATAGATTTCTTTATACAAAAATAGTGATcgagaaagttgatgaatagtTACAGTATGATAATAGGATTGGAGGAAGAATGAAAACTTACAGATGGGTGAAATTAAAGGAGCAATggaatttatatattaaatgttgAAAGCAGAAAAGTTGTGGGTTTCATAAAAATACCATTATAAGATGGTAAAAGCAGAATGGTTTATGATTCTCCTTTGTCTATTCTGGCATCAACTATAGACACGAAAGGGACTACTTAATGAGCAACATTGCTGTTGAGAATTTGCTAAACTCATGCATGGAGGATAG harbors:
- the LOC108335596 gene encoding uncharacterized protein LOC108335596, whose protein sequence is MKGDSCRQDKTSTQHRKQHDDEVGDVGFYSCFKSIGKESDSQPSCSNFSLKRARIEKTSFLSGFPQCSQRNPYTTFYDYLQSMAEQKGIKKICAGSILQTKPLSTTFLPMLPSQASDFLQVAYLNDEQGLNEVEKSCRVEAEDEDDMGGCELSLSISLPRPHPSSQRSNASSVSDISEAFSLCPKFNNNNNNYMGCSTSSNVSNKVNVDLSLAI